The genomic segment GCACGCTCTCAAGCTCCCGTATGTCACACAACTCACGATTCTTTTACCAGGCTGTTATACCTTAACGAATTTTCCCGTTATTTCCAACGTGTCTGTAGCGCGTCGAAGATCTCCCAGATGACTTCATTCCAGCCACCACATTCAACCCTACAGCTGGCCGCTTCCCCCACAGGTAAACAATCCATCTCACtcgattcaaatttattcCTTATACCCTAAATTCTCACCGCACTCCTacctcaaagaaaaaaaaggtaagactgtaaaacgaaaaaagaacaaaaaaaaaagaaaggattaCATTCCTCGAGTaacaagaaaatcagaaaacacatacaaagaaaaaaaactagatgATAACACTTGGTATTTGATACACGTGCGCACTCTTTTGGGGTTATGTGTTGTACAGTCGCTCGATGGCCTTCCGGAGCCGTCAACATCCTGGCGAACGGTTGATCAGCCATCGTCATGACGTCGACaacgactactactactatgacgacgacgatgacgacacAATGACTTCTTCCTCTGGTTTCACAATCTTTAATCACAACCTCGATCGTAACGATGAGGACGTGAGCGTGAAGACGAGGGGCAAATTCGCCGACAGGTAGATGGAATCCATCACACACGTTGCCATCAGacacaaaaactaaaaaattaaaaaaacgctttttttttcgttatgtAAAAGATTGCGTGCAGCAATACAGTCACACCCGATACACATACTAACCAAATAAATCTAACGgtagatgaaagaaaaattacgaGGCGGGCAAGAAGTTCATCAGTCAAAGGTTGCCACATCCATTCTCTAAAGTTTATACCCACTTTTCTCTGTCAtgaccaatttcaaaaaagaaaattaacagTCCGAGGggcatataatatataatggATGATTGAGCATTTTTATGACTGATGAACTTGGTGATAAAATAGGCTGTATTGTTGTCGCAACATTattaaaagcttttttttaatgtttttctgCCGGGTAGaacgcgtttttttttcttttgtataatAACGcgacttatttttgttttattggtcCATGgaaacttacaaaaaaaaatacgaacaaacaaacgaaacaaacacacaaacacgacACGAAAATCCGACACTAAAGGGACGACGAGCTATTCTGGAACCCTAATCACAACGGTCAGCAGAAGGAGGAACGATTCCACGAAGAGAGCATCCCTTCAATGCATTTCAATCCAATCAACGCCAATTCTCAGCGGTCGGTATTTGAGCACACGAATCACGGCCCGGTGCCGGTGCGCGGTGCTTCACAGCACAGAAGTAGTGCCCAGTCACCGTCGATGGAGTCGAGGCATTTCATTCAGCAGAGTGCGACATCCTTTCGTCCATTCCAGGGCGGACAGCGCCCACATTCAGACAGTCAATTCAATGACGAACCGTCCAGCGCTGGTCAATTTCAACCGCAGGTTCGTGTTCAGGGCGACGGTTCCGCTGAATTGCGCCACCAaccagcgtcgtcgtcgtcctctcACGGCGTTGTGCCACTATTGTTCCGGCAACAACAGACACagccaccacaacaacaacagcaatcaTTCTCTGAGCGCCCAGTTCCTTTCACCGCGTTCGCAAAGCAACCAAACACTCGCTTACCCAGTAACAATCGGCCCCCTATTCTAACTGCCTCACAATTCCAAACCAGTCCCACTACTACTGACGATTTTGATGGCTCTAATGACGAACAACAATCACCCACACTAGACTGGAATCAACAACCACAACGACAAGCACAGCAAACGTTACGACCAGGCCCGCCAAGGTATAAGGACATGTTGTTGTATACACTACTCTAGACCTCCTCCTCTCCTCTCTGACTTTTGGGCTGTCCGTGTTCTCTTGTGACTTGCTGGCTGACACAATTCGGTTCTCGGTGATTCTCCTTACATTTTTGCACGTTTTCTTTTGAGgtcttttccattttatctTCAATGTGCACGCGAGTTTtccggaaaaaaaacccaaacaaaaccaacaaaagtTTTTAGATTGAAGACGACTCGACGatgtttaacattttttactttctgcGTACAGAGTTGATTCCAGAGTGCCAACTGGAGCCAGTTTGCCCAGCAGCGATCAGTTCCACCGAGAGACCACTGTGCGCCAACCAACGACTGAACCTATTCAAACCGAGGCTGATTTTGCCGACCAGTGGGAAGCTCCAGCTCCTCAAAGACAGCAGCCCGTCCAGCAGAGACCAAGCAGTTCTTCTCGTCAGCCAGAGAGGCCTGTTACCACTACTACAGAGTTCCCAGTAAGAGCACCAGCTCAATCTTCCAGTCAATTCAGCGAGACCGACGTTGACTATCACGGATTCCCCGTCGATGAGTTGGCCACTTCCGAGCCTTCTGCCGATCAGTTTGCTGATTACGACATCTTCGACGATCGTAAGTTGCTTATTATTCCAACAACTTGAAATTGAgagtttaatcaaattaatgcGATTGTAATTGAACAGCAGCGACCACTGGAGTCCGTCCTCAGGAAGAAGAATTCTTCGAAGCCCCCGTCACCAGGTAATTTATTATATTCTTAATTATCATCTTATCGCCTTTCGTACTAtatctgttgttttttcttgcagGACCGTCCCTACCACAACATCTACCACTACTACCACAACTACCACAACTACAACTACAACTCCTAAACCTCTTCAGCGAGGAGCCAACAGAGGCAAACCAGCAGGTGATAGAGGATCTTCTCGTTTCCGCCCATCCGACTCCAACCGCGAAGAAGAATCCGCACCTGCTCCATCATCATCGGGAACTAAGTCAGTATACCTTTATCATCTTTTGGCATACAATAAAACAACTGAAATAAACACGTTTCTCATTGTTTTGTAGACGCCGCCCGACACTGAAGCCCGTCTCTGACTTGGTCCGGAACACTCCAGCTGAACCGATCGACATCATGCAGCATCCTCCCCGCCGGtgagtttctttttgtgtgaGCTAGAACTTCTAGTTTAATAAAACGTGACATTTTAATATTCTTGACAGATTGGAGCCCATCTTCCCTCAGCCGACTCCGGATGAGCCTGCCGCTAAATGTAACGCCGACGTTTGCCGTCTTCCCGACTGTAACTGCGGAGGAAAAGACATTCCAGGTAACTTATCGATGATTTAGTTTTGAAGCGTAGatagaaaaaatttctaaaatagtTTCAATCACGCATTGCACATCGTCAAacgaatctaatcaaaagagATGGTATTTTGTTCCGTTTTCTACGCGATTGCTCTGAACCGTCAATTAACTAACAGGCGGTTTAC from the Daphnia pulex isolate KAP4 chromosome 1, ASM2113471v1 genome contains:
- the LOC124193398 gene encoding uncharacterized protein LOC124193398 isoform X11 → MATGKAIVYLVFASALIGWTAGQKRTKVGTSIAGSEIEMAPDFECPEEFGYYPAPNDCTRYYVCVFGGALLESCTGGLVYSHELQTCDWPRNVGCLTGAEAMAINKPKPPARPSADQKTNSPLTQFLSSDSNKPSSSRTQSTTSSTNSRSKAPLTFELLGDVAATIDNRQGRDFQGTTPLRSQGQNAQIGGTSRNTLAGENPKPNSFNARSQAPRVEDLPDDFIPATTFNPTAGRFPHSRSMAFRSRQHPGERLISHRHDVDNDYYYYDDDDDDTMTSSSGFTIFNHNLDRNDEDVSVKTRGKFADRDDELFWNPNHNGQQKEERFHEESIPSMHFNPINANSQRSVFEHTNHGPVPVRGASQHRSSAQSPSMESRHFIQQSATSFRPFQGGQRPHSDSQFNDEPSSAGQFQPQVRVQGDGSAELRHQPASSSSSHGVVPLLFRQQQTQPPQQQQQSFSERPVPFTAFAKQPNTRLPSNNRPPILTASQFQTSPTTTDDFDGSNDEQQSPTLDWNQQPQRQAQQTLRPGPPRVDSRVPTGASLPSSDQFHRETTVRQPTTEPIQTEADFADQWEAPAPQRQQPVQQRPSSSSRQPERPVTTTTEFPVRAPAQSSSQFSETDVDYHGFPVDELATSEPSADQFADYDIFDDPTTGVRPQEEEFFEAPVTRTVPTTTSTTTTTTTTTTTTTPKPLQRGANRGKPAGDRGSSRFRPSDSNREEESAPAPSSSGTKRRPTLKPVSDLVRNTPAEPIDIMQHPPRRLEPIFPQPTPDEPAAKCNADVCRLPDCNCGGKDIPGGLRAIDTPQLVLLTFDDAVNDLNKELYSDLFETGRVNPNGCPIAGTFYVSHEWTDYGQVQNLYADGHEIASHTISHSFGEQMSAKKWAKEAAGQRDIMAAYGGVRAEDIRGLRAPFLSVGGNRMFKMLYDMNFTYDSSMPVYENKPPSWPYTLDYKIFHDCMIPPCPTKSYPGVWEVPMVMWQDLNGGRCSMGDGCSNPPDAEGVYKMLIKNFERHYTTNRAPFPLYYHASWFTTAHHKEGFEAFLDTIVSMDDVWLVTNWQAIQWVRDPTPLDRIKTFKPFNCDYPERPKRCNASKVCNAWHKSGVRYMRTCQPCPEVFPWTGKTGVRNPFLDHYGENEVASA
- the LOC124193398 gene encoding uncharacterized protein LOC124193398 isoform X4, whose product is MATGKAIVYLVFASALIGWTAGQKRTKVGTSIAGSEIEMAPDFECPEEFGYYPAPNDCTRYYVCVFGGALLESCTGGLVYSHELQTCDWPRNVGCLTGAEAMAINKPKPPARPSADQKTNSPLTQFLSSDSNKPSSSRTQSTTSSTNSRSKAPLTFELLGDVAATIDNRQGRDFQGTTPLRSQGQNAQIGGTSRNTLAGENPKPNSFNARSQAPRVEDLPDDFIPATTFNPTAGRFPHSRSMAFRSRQHPGERLISHRHDVDNDYYYYDDDDDDTMTSSSGFTIFNHNLDRNDEDVSVKTRGKFADRDDELFWNPNHNGQQKEERFHEESIPSMHFNPINANSQRSVFEHTNHGPVPVRGASQHRSSAQSPSMESRHFIQQSATSFRPFQGGQRPHSDSQFNDEPSSAGQFQPQVRVQGDGSAELRHQPASSSSSHGVVPLLFRQQQTQPPQQQQQSFSERPVPFTAFAKQPNTRLPSNNRPPILTASQFQTSPTTTDDFDGSNDEQQSPTLDWNQQPQRQAQQTLRPGPPRVDSRVPTGASLPSSDQFHRETTVRQPTTEPIQTEADFADQWEAPAPQRQQPVQQRPSSSSRQPERPVTTTTEFPVRAPAQSSSQFSETDVDYHGFPVDELATSEPSADQFADYDIFDDPTTGVRPQEEEFFEAPVTRTVPTTTSTTTTTTTTTTTTTPKPLQRGANRGKPAGDRGSSRFRPSDSNREEESAPAPSSSGTKRRPTLKPVSDLVRNTPAEPIDIMQHPPRRLEPIFPQPTPDEPAAKCNADVCRLPDCNCGGKDIPGGFRVNDTPQIVLLTFDDSVNDLNKKLFSDLFEKGRLNPNGCPIAGTFYVSHEWTDYGQVQNLYADGHEIASHTISHSFGEQMSAKKWAKEAAGQRDIMAAYGGVRAEDIRGLRAPFLSVGGNRMFKMLYDMNFTYDSSMPVYENKPPSWPYTLDYKIFHDCMIPPCPTKSYPGVWEVPMVMWQDLNGGRCSMGDGCSNPPDAEGVYKMLIKNFERHYTTNRYKSFAPLFAYIRVNPNEHYRAPFPLYYHASWFTTAHHKEGFEAFLDTIVSMDDVWLVTNWQAIQWVRDPTPLDRIKTFKPFNCDYPERPKRCNASKVCNAWHKSGVRYMRTCQPCPEVFPWTGKTGVRNPFLDHYGENEVASA
- the LOC124193398 gene encoding uncharacterized protein LOC124193398 isoform X1, with protein sequence MATGKAIVYLVFASALIGWTAGQKRTKVGTSIAGSEIEMAPDFECPEEFGYYPAPNDCTRYYVCVFGGALLESCTGGLVYSHELQTCDWPRNVGCLTGAEAMAINKPKPPARPSADQKTNSPLTQFLSSDSNKPSSSRTQSTTSSTNSRSKAPLTFELLGDVAATIDNRQGRDFQGTTPLRSQGQNAQIGGTSRNTLAGENPKPNSFNARSQAPRVEDLPDDFIPATTFNPTAGRFPHSRSMAFRSRQHPGERLISHRHDVDNDYYYYDDDDDDTMTSSSGFTIFNHNLDRNDEDVSVKTRGKFADRDDELFWNPNHNGQQKEERFHEESIPSMHFNPINANSQRSVFEHTNHGPVPVRGASQHRSSAQSPSMESRHFIQQSATSFRPFQGGQRPHSDSQFNDEPSSAGQFQPQVRVQGDGSAELRHQPASSSSSHGVVPLLFRQQQTQPPQQQQQSFSERPVPFTAFAKQPNTRLPSNNRPPILTASQFQTSPTTTDDFDGSNDEQQSPTLDWNQQPQRQAQQTLRPGPPRVDSRVPTGASLPSSDQFHRETTVRQPTTEPIQTEADFADQWEAPAPQRQQPVQQRPSSSSRQPERPVTTTTEFPVRAPAQSSSQFSETDVDYHGFPVDELATSEPSADQFADYDIFDDPATTGVRPQEEEFFEAPVTRTVPTTTSTTTTTTTTTTTTTPKPLQRGANRGKPAGDRGSSRFRPSDSNREEESAPAPSSSGTKRRPTLKPVSDLVRNTPAEPIDIMQHPPRRLEPIFPQPTPDEPAAKCNADVCRLPDCNCGGKDIPGGLRAIDTPQLVLLTFDDAVNDLNKELYSDLFETGRVNPNGCPIAGTFYVSHEWTDYGQVQNLYADGHEIASHTISHSFGEQMSAKKWAKEAAGQRDIMAAYGGVRAEDIRGLRAPFLSVGGNRMFKMLYDMNFTYDSSMPVYENKPPSWPYTLDYKIFHDCMIPPCPTKSYPGVWEVPMVMWQDLNGGRCSMGDGCSNPPDAEGVYKMLIKNFERHYTTNRYKSFAPLFAYIRVNPNEHYRAPFPLYYHASWFTTAHHKEGFEAFLDTIVSMDDVWLVTNWQAIQWVRDPTPLDRIKTFKPFNCDYPERPKRCNASKVCNAWHKSGVRYMRTCQPCPEVFPWTGKTGVRNPFLDHYGENEVASA
- the LOC124193398 gene encoding uncharacterized protein LOC124193398 isoform X2, with protein sequence MATGKAIVYLVFASALIGWTAGQKRTKVGTSIAGSEIEMAPDFECPEEFGYYPAPNDCTRYYVCVFGGALLESCTGGLVYSHELQTCDWPRNVGCLTGAEAMAINKPKPPARPSADQKTNSPLTQFLSSDSNKPSSSRTQSTTSSTNSRSKAPLTFELLGDVAATIDNRQGRDFQGTTPLRSQGQNAQIGGTSRNTLAGENPKPNSFNARSQAPRVEDLPDDFIPATTFNPTAGRFPHSRSMAFRSRQHPGERLISHRHDVDNDYYYYDDDDDDTMTSSSGFTIFNHNLDRNDEDVSVKTRGKFADRDDELFWNPNHNGQQKEERFHEESIPSMHFNPINANSQRSVFEHTNHGPVPVRGASQHRSSAQSPSMESRHFIQQSATSFRPFQGGQRPHSDSQFNDEPSSAGQFQPQVRVQGDGSAELRHQPASSSSSHGVVPLLFRQQQTQPPQQQQQSFSERPVPFTAFAKQPNTRLPSNNRPPILTASQFQTSPTTTDDFDGSNDEQQSPTLDWNQQPQRQAQQTLRPGPPRVDSRVPTGASLPSSDQFHRETTVRQPTTEPIQTEADFADQWEAPAPQRQQPVQQRPSSSSRQPERPVTTTTEFPVRAPAQSSSQFSETDVDYHGFPVDELATSEPSADQFADYDIFDDPATTGVRPQEEEFFEAPVTRTVPTTTSTTTTTTTTTTTTTPKPLQRGANRGKPAGDRGSSRFRPSDSNREEESAPAPSSSGTKRRPTLKPVSDLVRNTPAEPIDIMQHPPRRLEPIFPQPTPDEPAAKCNADVCRLPDCNCGGKDIPGGFRVNDTPQIVLLTFDDSVNDLNKKLFSDLFEKGRLNPNGCPIAGTFYVSHEWTDYGQVQNLYADGHEIASHTISHSFGEQMSAKKWAKEAAGQRDIMAAYGGVRAEDIRGLRAPFLSVGGNRMFKMLYDMNFTYDSSMPVYENKPPSWPYTLDYKIFHDCMIPPCPTKSYPGVWEVPMVMWQDLNGGRCSMGDGCSNPPDAEGVYKMLIKNFERHYTTNRYKSFAPLFAYIRVNPNEHYRAPFPLYYHASWFTTAHHKEGFEAFLDTIVSMDDVWLVTNWQAIQWVRDPTPLDRIKTFKPFNCDYPERPKRCNASKVCNAWHKSGVRYMRTCQPCPEVFPWTGKTGVRNPFLDHYGENEVASA
- the LOC124193398 gene encoding uncharacterized protein LOC124193398 isoform X5 encodes the protein MATGKAIVYLVFASALIGWTAGQKRTKVGTSIAGSEIEMAPDFECPEEFGYYPAPNDCTRYYVCVFGGALLESCTGGLVYSHELQTCDWPRNVGCLTGAEAMAINKPKPPARPSADQKTNSPLTQFLSSDRTQSTTSSTNSRSKAPLTFELLGDVAATIDNRQGRDFQGTTPLRSQGQNAQIGGTSRNTLAGENPKPNSFNARSQAPRVEDLPDDFIPATTFNPTAGRFPHSRSMAFRSRQHPGERLISHRHDVDNDYYYYDDDDDDTMTSSSGFTIFNHNLDRNDEDVSVKTRGKFADRDDELFWNPNHNGQQKEERFHEESIPSMHFNPINANSQRSVFEHTNHGPVPVRGASQHRSSAQSPSMESRHFIQQSATSFRPFQGGQRPHSDSQFNDEPSSAGQFQPQVRVQGDGSAELRHQPASSSSSHGVVPLLFRQQQTQPPQQQQQSFSERPVPFTAFAKQPNTRLPSNNRPPILTASQFQTSPTTTDDFDGSNDEQQSPTLDWNQQPQRQAQQTLRPGPPRVDSRVPTGASLPSSDQFHRETTVRQPTTEPIQTEADFADQWEAPAPQRQQPVQQRPSSSSRQPERPVTTTTEFPVRAPAQSSSQFSETDVDYHGFPVDELATSEPSADQFADYDIFDDPATTGVRPQEEEFFEAPVTRTVPTTTSTTTTTTTTTTTTTPKPLQRGANRGKPAGDRGSSRFRPSDSNREEESAPAPSSSGTKRRPTLKPVSDLVRNTPAEPIDIMQHPPRRLEPIFPQPTPDEPAAKCNADVCRLPDCNCGGKDIPGGFRVNDTPQIVLLTFDDSVNDLNKKLFSDLFEKGRLNPNGCPIAGTFYVSHEWTDYGQVQNLYADGHEIASHTISHSFGEQMSAKKWAKEAAGQRDIMAAYGGVRAEDIRGLRAPFLSVGGNRMFKMLYDMNFTYDSSMPVYENKPPSWPYTLDYKIFHDCMIPPCPTKSYPGVWEVPMVMWQDLNGGRCSMGDGCSNPPDAEGVYKMLIKNFERHYTTNRYKSFAPLFAYIRVNPNEHYRAPFPLYYHASWFTTAHHKEGFEAFLDTIVSMDDVWLVTNWQAIQWVRDPTPLDRIKTFKPFNCDYPERPKRCNASKVCNAWHKSGVRYMRTCQPCPEVFPWTGKTGVRNPFLDHYGENEVASA
- the LOC124193398 gene encoding uncharacterized protein LOC124193398 isoform X8, translating into MATGKAIVYLVFASALIGWTAGQKRTKVGTSIAGSEIEMAPDFECPEEFGYYPAPNDCTRYYVCVFGGALLESCTGGLVYSHELQTCDWPRNVGCLTGAEAMAINKPKPPARPSADQKTNSPLTQFLSSDNKPSSSRTQSTTSSTNSRSKAPLTFELLGDVAATIDNRQGRDFQGTTPLRSQGQNAQIGGTSRNTLAGENPKPNSFNARSQAPRVEDLPDDFIPATTFNPTAGRFPHSRSMAFRSRQHPGERLISHRHDVDNDYYYYDDDDDDTMTSSSGFTIFNHNLDRNDEDVSVKTRGKFADRDDELFWNPNHNGQQKEERFHEESIPSMHFNPINANSQRSVFEHTNHGPVPVRGASQHRSSAQSPSMESRHFIQQSATSFRPFQGGQRPHSDSQFNDEPSSAGQFQPQVRVQGDGSAELRHQPASSSSSHGVVPLLFRQQQTQPPQQQQQSFSERPVPFTAFAKQPNTRLPSNNRPPILTASQFQTSPTTTDDFDGSNDEQQSPTLDWNQQPQRQAQQTLRPGPPRVDSRVPTGASLPSSDQFHRETTVRQPTTEPIQTEADFADQWEAPAPQRQQPVQQRPSSSSRQPERPVTTTTEFPVRAPAQSSSQFSETDVDYHGFPVDELATSEPSADQFADYDIFDDPATTGVRPQEEEFFEAPVTRTVPTTTSTTTTTTTTTTTTTPKPLQRGANRGKPAGDRGSSRFRPSDSNREEESAPAPSSSGTKRRPTLKPVSDLVRNTPAEPIDIMQHPPRRLEPIFPQPTPDEPAAKCNADVCRLPDCNCGGKDIPGGFRVNDTPQIVLLTFDDSVNDLNKKLFSDLFEKGRLNPNGCPIAGTFYVSHEWTDYGQVQNLYADGHEIASHTISHSFGEQMSAKKWAKEAAGQRDIMAAYGGVRAEDIRGLRAPFLSVGGNRMFKMLYDMNFTYDSSMPVYENKPPSWPYTLDYKIFHDCMIPPCPTKSYPGVWEVPMVMWQDLNGGRCSMGDGCSNPPDAEGVYKMLIKNFERHYTTNRAPFPLYYHASWFTTAHHKEGFEAFLDTIVSMDDVWLVTNWQAIQWVRDPTPLDRIKTFKPFNCDYPERPKRCNASKVCNAWHKSGVRYMRTCQPCPEVFPWTGKTGVRNPFLDHYGENEVASA
- the LOC124193398 gene encoding uncharacterized protein LOC124193398 isoform X6 yields the protein MATGKAIVYLVFASALIGWTAGQKRTKVGTSIAGSEIEMAPDFECPEEFGYYPAPNDCTRYYVCVFGGALLESCTGGLVYSHELQTCDWPRNVGCLTGAEAMAINKPKPPARPSADQKTNSPLTQFLSSDSNKPSSSRTQSTTSSTNSRSKAPLTFELLGDVAATIDNRQGRDFQGTTPLRSQGQNAQIGGTSRNTLAGENPKPNSFNARSQAPRVEDLPDDFIPATTFNPTAGRFPHSRSMAFRSRQHPGERLISHRHDVDNDYYYYDDDDDDTMTSSSGFTIFNHNLDRNDEDVSVKTRGKFADRDDELFWNPNHNGQQKEERFHEESIPSMHFNPINANSQRSVFEHTNHGPVPVRGASQHRSSAQSPSMESRHFIQQSATSFRPFQGGQRPHSDSQFNDEPSSAGQFQPQVRVQGDGSAELRHQPASSSSSHGVVPLLFRQQQTQPPQQQQQSFSERPVPFTAFAKQPNTRLPSNNRPPILTASQFQTSPTTTDDFDGSNDEQQSPTLDWNQQPQRQAQQTLRPGPPRVDSRVPTGASLPSSDQFHRETTVRQPTTEPIQTEADFADQWEAPAPQRQQPVQQRPSSSSRQPERPVTTTTEFPVRAPAQSSSQFSETDVDYHGFPVDELATSEPSADQFADYDIFDDPATTGVRPQEEEFFEAPVTRTVPTTTSTTTTTTTTTTTTTPKPLQRGANRGKPAGDRGSSRFRPSDSNREEESAPAPSSSGTKRRPTLKPVSDLVRNTPAEPIDIMQHPPRRLEPIFPQPTPDEPAAKCNADVCRLPDCNCGGKDIPGGFRVNDTPQIVLLTFDDSVNDLNKKLFSDLFEKGRLNPNGCPIAGTFYVSHEWTDYGQVQNLYADGHEIASHTISHSFGEQMSAKKWAKEAAGQRDIMAAYGGVRAEDIRGLRAPFLSVGGNRMFKMLYDMNFTYDSSMPVYENKPPSWPYTLDYKIFHDCMIPPCPTKSYPGVWEVPMVMWQDLNGGRCSMGDGCSNPPDAEGVYKMLIKNFERHYTTNRAPFPLYYHASWFTTAHHKEGFEAFLDTIVSMDDVWLVTNWQAIQWVRDPTPLDRIKTFKPFNCDYPERPKRCNASKVCNAWHKSGVRYMRTCQPCPEVFPWTGKTGVRNPFLDHYGENEVASA